The following proteins are co-located in the Primulina tabacum isolate GXHZ01 chromosome 11, ASM2559414v2, whole genome shotgun sequence genome:
- the LOC142519236 gene encoding uncharacterized protein LOC142519236, producing the protein MALKIFLKIFLFLCIVSVILTSRIVHSIPFVVFHGVSDSCDNKGVSHFTKVLSNWSGSPGYCIEIGNGEWDSWTMPFLKQTATACKKVKKMSELSDGYNIIGLSQGNMIGRGVIEFCDGPPVRNLISLAGPHAGIASVPLCGSALVCILVDFLIELAVYSDFVQEHLAPSNYIKIPTDLSDYKDGCKFLPKLNNEFHQNSTYKERFSSLQNLVLIMFEKDNVLVPKETSWFGYYPDNSWDTILSAQQTTLYTEDWIGLKTLDEAGKVKFVKACGSHLEISYDEMEEHILPYLLENSTTRHKSSKHSPLRLVSGHDENIIKLY; encoded by the exons ATGGCCCTCAAAATCTTCTTAAAAATATTCTTATTTCTATGTATAGTTTCAGTTATTTTGACCTCAAGAATTGTTCATTCCATCCCCTTTGTTGTATTTCATG GAGTCTCTGACAGTTGCGATAATAAAGGAGTCTCACATTTCACCAAGGTTTTGAGTAACTGGTCTGGTTCACCTGGTTATTGCAT AGAAATTGGAAATGGTGAATGGGATTCTTGGACAATGCCCTTTCTAAAGCAG ACTGCCACTGCTTGCAAAAAG GTGAAGAAAATGAGTGAGCTAAGTGATGGCTACAACATAATCGGGCTTTCGCAG GGTAATATGATCGGTAGAGGAGTCATTGAGTTCTGTGACGGACCTCCA GTGAGAAATCTTATTTCTCTGGCAGGTCCACACGCTGGGATTGCCTCTGTTCCCCTTTGCGGA TCTGCTTTGGTTTGCATTCTCGTGGACTTTTTGATCGAGTTGGCAGTTTATAGCGACTTTGTTCAG GAACATTTGGCACCGTCTAACTACATTAAAATTCCAACT GATTTAAGTGACTACAAGGATGGATGCAAGTTCCTCCCTAAGCTAAATAATGAATTTCACCAGAATTCCACGTACAAAGAGCGGTTTTCTAGCTTGCAGAATTTGGTACTTATAATG TTCGAGAAAGATAATGTTCTAGTGCCGAAAGAGACCTCTTGGTTTGGGTACTATCCAGACAATTCGTGGGACACCATTTTGTCCGCACAGCAG ACAACCCTCTACACCGAAGACTGGATTGGCCTGAAAACACTGGATGAAGCTGGGAAAGTGAAGTTTGTAAAAGCATGTGGAAGCCACCTTGAAATCTCTTATGATGAAATGGAAGAACACATACTTCCATACTTGTTGGAGAATTCGACTACGCGACACAAATCATCGAAACACTCTCCTTTGAGGCTCGTGTCTGGACATGACGAAAATATAATTAAGCTGTATTGA